In the Ursus arctos isolate Adak ecotype North America unplaced genomic scaffold, UrsArc2.0 scaffold_19, whole genome shotgun sequence genome, one interval contains:
- the ZNF461 gene encoding zinc finger protein 461 isoform X4 — protein MPSRSIQVVGNDLVSRCEAKKLSPKRDIYETEPSRWAIMEQFKSHNPEKSIFRDIWECSSQFETQQEQEGYFRQFVINHEHMPIFNQHTLLAQEFYNREKIFECKECNKNFSYHLFFSHHKRTHSKEKLSECKECAETVNASYLPKQRVQTSSKCSECKECWRAFIHCSQLKQHLRIHNGEKRYECKECGKAFNYGSELILHQRVHTGEKPYECKECGKAFRQRSQLTQHQRLHTGEKPYECKQCGKAFIRGFQLTEHLRLHTGEKPYECKECGKTFRHRSHLTIHRRIHTGEKPYECRECGKAFSYHSSFSHHQKIHSGKKPYECSECGKAFCDGLQLTLHRRIHTGEKPYECKECGKTFRQCSHLKRHQRIHTGEKPHECMICGKAFRLHSHLIQHERIHTGEKPYECKECGKAFSYHSSFSHHQRIHSGKKPYEHGKAFNHGLQFNLHQALHTVEKPVRFPLLTHPSLAL, from the coding sequence ACTTGGTGTCCAGGTGTGAGGCCAAGAAGTTATCTCCAAAAAGAGACATTTATGAGACAGAGCCATCCCGATGGGCTATCATGGAACAATTTAAAAGTCATAATCCTGAGAAGTCCATTTTCAGAGATATTTGGGAATGTAGTAGTCAGTTTGAGACACAACAGGAACAGGAGGGCTATTTTAGGCAATTTGTTATCAACCATGAACACATGCCTATATTTAACCAACATACTTTACTCGCTCAAGAATTTTACAATAGAGAGAAAATTTTTGAATGTAAAGAATGTAACAAAAACTTtagttaccatttattttttagtcATCACAAAAGAACTCATTCTAAAGAGAAACTTtctgaatgtaaggaatgtgcaGAGACTGTTAATGCATCATATCTTCCTAAACAGAGAGTTCAAACTAGTAGCAAGTGCAGTGAATGTAAGGAATGTTGGAGGGCTTTTATTCATTGTTCACAACTTAAACAACACCTGAGAATCCATAATGGTGAAAAACGCtatgaatgtaaagaatgtggaaaGGCCTTTAATTATGGCTCAGAACTTATTCTGCATCAGAGAGTTCACACTGGTgaaaaaccctatgaatgtaaggaatgtgggaaggccttcaggCAGCGATCACAGCTTACTCAACATCAGAGACTTCATACTGGTGAAAAACCTTATGAATGTAAGCAATGTGGGAAGGCTTTTATTCGTGGCTTTCAACTTACTGAACATCTACGACTccatactggtgagaaaccctatgaatgtaaagaatgtggaaaGACTTTTAGGCATCGCTCACACCTTACCATTCATCggagaattcatactggtgagaaaccctatgaatgtagaGAATGTGGAAAGGCCTTTAGCTATCACTCAAGCTTCTCTCACCATCAGAAAATCCATTCTGGCAAAAAACCTTATGAATGTagtgaatgtgggaaggccttttgTGATGGCTTACAGCTTACTCTACATCGGAGgattcatactggtgagaaaccctatGAGTGCAAGGAATGCGGGAAGACCTTTAGACAGTGCTCACACCTCAAAagacatcagagaattcatactggtgagaaacctcATGAATGTATGATATGTGGTAAGGCCTTTAGACTTCATTCACACCTTATTCAACATGAGAGAATACATACTGGtgagaagccctatgaatgtaaggaatgtgggaaggcctttagcTATCATTCAAGCTTCTCACACCATCAGAGAATTCATTCTGGAAAGAAACCTTATGAGCATGGAAAGGCCTTTAATCATGGCTTGCAATTTAATCTACATCAGGCACTTCATACAGTTGAGAAGCCAGTAAGGTTTCCTCTCCTCACTCATCCTAGTCTAGCATTATGA